The following are encoded together in the Coffea arabica cultivar ET-39 chromosome 1c, Coffea Arabica ET-39 HiFi, whole genome shotgun sequence genome:
- the LOC113742297 gene encoding receptor-like protein 33: MDRSLCLCLLICLFLQCPFSYSWKSLTFLDLGSNLLQGPLPASLCNLEKLQYLLLSDNKLTGTIPHCFGNISTQLTVLDLRRNDFHGMIPTTFPERNELRNLGLNGNQLEGPLPRSLINCKSLEVLDVGQNHITGPFPDWLGTLPELRVLILKLNRLQGPIGNSSNKSSFQKLKILDISYNNFTGYVPAKMLENFRAMKKNGSETSQRQYMGDGSYYLDSVTVIMKGLEYQVKRILTVFTTIDLSGNQFEGNIPKSIGDLNSLVVFNLSHNNFNGLIPQTLGDLSELESLDLSYNQLEGRIPPEVCNLHFLEALDLSQNHLVGPIPSGGHFNTFPNSSFTGNPGLCDFPLKDCGEVDGPQPSPWRVSHHGDLLDLTSGFTWKPVVLGYCFGMILGVAIGFLMFSTRTPRLFVAMVEDVCKRSKRPRRVLYVPLAQGLSKRSKRPQMT, from the coding sequence atggatcGAAGCTTATGCCTCTGCCTACTGATTTGCCTGTTCTTGCAGTGCCCATTCAGTTATTCTTGGAAGAGTCTAACATTTCTTGATCTTGGTTCCAACTTACTGCAGGGACCATTACCTGCTTCTCTCTGCAACTTAGAAAAGCTGCAATATCTTCTCCTGTCTGACAACAAACTGACCGGAACAATACCTCACTGTTTCGGGAACATCAGCACACAGCTCACGGTGTTGGACTTGCGGAGAAACGACTTTCATGGGATGATTCCAACAACGTTTCCAGAGCGCAATGAGCTCAGGAATCTTGGTCTCAACGGCAATCAACTAGAAGGGCCCCTGCCACGATCTTTGATCAACTGCAAGAGCTTGGAAGTTCTCGACGTTGGACAAAACCATATAACTGGTCCATTCCCTGACTGGCTCGGAACTCTTCCAGAGCTACGTGTTCTGATTTTGAAATTGAATAGATTGCAAGGTCCAATTGGAAATTCATCGAATAAATCATCATTCCAGAAGCTCAAGATCTTGGACATATCTTACAATAATTTCACCGGCTATGTACCTGCCAAGATGCTTGAAAATTTTCGGGCTATGAAGAAGAATGGCAGCGAAACGTCACAACGTCAATACATGGGAGATGGCTCATACTATCTAGATTCCGTGACTGTAATCATGAAAGGGCTAGAATACCAAGTAAAGCGGATCCTCACGGTTTTCACAACCATCGATTTGTCTGGAAACCAATTCGAAGGAAACATTCCGAAATCCATTGGGGATCTCAATTCTCTCGTGGTATTCAACTTGTCCCACAATAACTTCAATGGTTTGATTCCACAAACACTGGGGGACTTGTCTGAACTTGAATCACTAGACCTTTCTTATAACCAACTGGAGGGAAGGATTCCCCCTGAGGTTTGCaatctgcattttcttgaagcCTTGGACCTTTCCCAGAATCATCTGGTGGGACCAATTCCTTCAGGTGGGCACTTCAATACCTTTCCTAATTCTTCATTTACTGGGAACCCCGGATTGTGTGATTTTCCGCTTAAAGATTGTGGAGAAGTTGATGGACCGCAACCATCTCCCTGGCGGGTATCTCATCACGGAGATTTGTTAGATCTTACGAGTGGATTTACATGGAAACCAGTGGTCTTAGGATATTGTTTTGGAATGATCCTTGGAGTGGCCATTGGATTCCTAATGTTCTCTACTCGAACCCCAAGATTGTTCGTTGCTATGGTTGAAGATGTATGCAAACGATCGAAAAGGCCAAGAAGAGTTCTGTACGTCCCTTTGGCTCAAGGTTTGAGTAAACGATCGAAAAGACCTCAGATGACGTGA